GAATTTAGCGGAATGGACGAGATGGCCGCGCGCGCGTTTGCGGCGGTGTGGCTGCCCGCCTGGACTGGGAATGACCCGGTACGGCTGGTTTCTTTTTACACCGGGGACGCAGATTACAGTGACCCGGCGGTGCCCGATGGCATCAAAGGCCGCCAAGCCCTGCTGGGCTATTTCACAAAACTGCTCGCGCGGAACCCGGACTGGGTATGGACGCACAGCGGATCAATACCCCTCAAGGACGGTTTTCTCAATCGCTGGCATGCCTTG
The genomic region above belongs to Candidatus Hydrogenedentota bacterium and contains:
- a CDS encoding nuclear transport factor 2 family protein, with product MDEMAARAFAAVWLPAWTGNDPVRLVSFYTGDADYSDPAVPDGIKGRQALLGYFTKLLARNPDWVWTHSGSIPLKDGFLNRWHALVPVGGETVELAGVCSVQLREGLIYLRVPSSRVTFVRLEPPLV